AACCTTGGCTATATGTAATTCATCTCAATAAAGTtttagcttttaaaaaaaaaatgcaagGAAAAAAGGCAACATTTAGTGATTGGAGCTTTGAGTTAATCATGAGTTGTCACGAACGCCGATCACAACGTCCCTAAAACATACACTACAGACCGATGGCTATCAGAAACACACTACAAATGAACGCCTAAACGCCCACTAATGACGTTTGGCCCTTTGTAGATCACTTCCTACAACAAAGTTTCAAATGTGGGGTATTTCACGTGATAGTGTATAACATTCACAAAGCTACTTATGAGATGATGTGAGTGGAATTTTTCTCCGACGTTAGGTATCCCATAAAATTGTCCACAACAAAAGTGACAACTTGTGATTGATTGGTAactattttttattaatttttatttttcttttctttaaaCTACTAACTCTAGTCCTAAATCATATTttgggtatgtttggcaaaactagctaGTAACTGATAGCTTTTAGCTTGTACCGGGTATTTTTTAGCTGATAGCTTGTAGCTGGTAGCTTTTAACTGATAGCTGGTAGCTGTtagctttttatatatattttgatgtTTGACAGAAGAACTAAATcagttaaataaaaagtaaaatgacAAAAAATTAAAAGTTAAACGCTACTTTAATACTAGCTTTTAACTTTTAGCTTTTTCTGTCCGTTTAAAAACTTTAACATCCTTTAAGCAAAATTGAACATGTAAAAAGATGCGCGTCGAACATAGGCACATAGCCCTTTACAGAATCACTAAAGTTTCCCAACGTCACCGTCACAGTCAAGCAATAGAAATTAGTCTTAGTGAACCATGGGCAATCACACCGAAATCAAGGATAATAACTTGAAGACCTAATCAACGGACCAACATACATATTTTCAGCAAAATTAACACCAAATCGTTTTTCAAATTACACAATGAAATTGAACAAGCTGTTGATAAATTCAATCAGCAAATTACCATCATCAGTAGTTACCACTTGTAAACGGCAAAACTTGAGCTCATTAGCAGCAGCAGCAGGAGCAGGAATTCAAAAAGAAAAGGCGGATTGTGTTGTAATTGGGGCTGGTGTTGTAGGTATAGCCGTCGCCCGAGAATTATGCTTAAAATTAAGAAGAAATGTTTTAGTGATTGAATCCGGTTCAACTTTTGGAACCGGTATCAGTTCTCGTAATAGTCAAGTTATTCATGCCGGAATCTATTATCCTCCCAGTTCTCTCAAggtattttatttaattttattattattatttaatattgttattgttaattgttaattaatGTTGCATCAATTAATTTAACAGTTTATAGGGGTGTAGTTAGTTATTTGTAGTATTTAGGTTAAATTTGCACCAAATACACTCTTAGACTGAATGAAGTAAAATGTAGAACCTATATTATGTATTGAGTTTGATGATGATAAATTAACTAGAATTATAGTTTACAGGATAAAATATCCGctaacaaaatgcattttaagttgttTTCTTAGAAATGAAGTAGTAGATAGATGGTTATGGATTGTTTAGAGGAAGCAGTGTAAAGATATAATGTAATGCATTGTTATTTGGCTTGATGTAGCTCAACACAGGTAATCGTGAACCAAGCCGAATGAATTGGTGcaagtatttatttaaaatgaaACAACGTAAATATACGTATTGAAACCAAACTGAAGCAATAGTTGGATTCTGTTAGATTGGTCTTAGCCAGTGGCGGAAGCAgaattttttttcaccgggggcgattttttttttttttttttaaagcgtaGTAActattttggggcaaaatatggaggctttaggggcaaaatatggagacttTTGGGCAAAAAAAATCCAgtgggggcaaaatcgaaaaatccaaaatttttgcactaaaaattacaaatccactgggggcgggtgCCCCCGTCCCTTCATATTTTCGCCCATGGTCTTAGCTAGTAACGATGGATCCTAGGTTATTATCGAATGAGTTTTCACAATTTGCTAATATATATTTGTACAGTGATTATCTCCATCCAACAATTCTGTTAAAAACCGCAAAATGTTTTGCAGGCTCGTTTTTGTGTTAAAGGAAGAAGGTTACTGTACGAGTACTGTAACGAACATGGGATTCCTCATAAGCAGATTGGGAAACTAATTGTAGCATCAAGATATGAAGAGGTTCAAAAGTTGAATTTTTTATTGAATCGTGGTAATGAAAATGGAGTCGAAGGACTCAAAATGATCGAGGGCTCTGAAGCAAAGGCAATGGAACCTGAGTTACAATGCATTAGAGCTTTATGGTCGCCAACTTCGGGAATAATCGACTCGCACTCGTTAATGCTCTCACTAATTGTATGACTTAATCTTCTTCTGTGCTTACTTAATAAGAAACATATGCAACAATCGATAAACAACTGAATTTAACTATAAGACAGCTATGTCAAGTGTGTAAGGTTAGATGTGGCAAGATGTGTGGGTTGTGGGCATGGTTGCGAACGGCGGTTGTGGCGGGCATTGTGGCGTTTTGGTGACTAGCCCGCCCCGTTTCGCCCAAAAACGTCTAATTAGGCTGTCAATGCTAAAAAGTCATGTCAAATTGGGAAAAAGTCAGGTCAAAGTCAGTCAGCGTTGGTTAAAAGTCGActttttgtcaaaagtcaactggtGGGTAGCTGGTCAAATTGGTTTCGAGTTGAAACAGGTTCTTTGGGTAGCTGGTCAAATTGGTTTCGAGTTGAAACAGGTTCTTTCTGTGTATTAATCGGGTTGAGTTACTGTCCAATCCAAAATTCTAAAGTGTTAATGCGTTAATTCTGATTATGAAACCAGCATTATTGCTATAGTTGCCTTTAAAAAAACCATTATTGCTGTAGTGTTTTAAATTGTTGAACACAACGTGTAGAATGTATGCATTGAAAATAAGCTTTGGGCTAATTTAAACCGACAGTGATAAAACACAACCCGAATCAACCAATCACAAATAAACATAACGAAATTTCCACCTCAATCCAAAGACTACAGTTTTTCAACATATACAGTtaaaatagttatattaataattttcatGTACAGAGTGATATATATTTGACAGGTATATTACCAAATGTGAGTTTAGGGTGAAGCTGAAAATCACGGAGCAACTTTTTGTTACAACAATACTGTAATCGGTGCTCATCTCGAAGGAGATCAAATTTATCTTCATGTTTCCGAAAGTGGGTCCCGAAAAGAGTCTCCCGATATTCTACTTCTCCCTAAGCTTGTTGTGAACGCTGCAGGGTTAAGTTCTGTAGCGCTCGCAAAGCGTTTCGGTGGCATAAATCGTGGAGCGATTCCTCCTCCTTATTATGCACGTGGTTGCTATTTTTCGTTATCGAATACTGCGGGTCCCCCATTTAAGCACTTAATTTATCCGATACCGGAAGATGGTGGTCTCGGGGTGCATGTTACTTTGGATCTAGATGGACAAGTTAAATTTGGCCCTGATGTTGAATGGTTGAATGATATAGATGATGTATCAAGCATACACAACAAGTGAGTTAACTctctatttttgtgtgtgtgtatatatatatatatatatatatatatatatatatatatatataggggtatgatcaagagggaagtaaccaatcggggggaagcaaaaactttttttttttttttttcgttttttgaaaaaactttgttcacgaacattatagatgaaaatatgaacatttagtagagacactttgtgataaatgtttttattttggcgggaaaacgctcgaagaaataatatataacaattatcgtgtttttcgagcgtattttgaggttttagctattggggtttagatattagggtttagatattagggtttatagggtttagatattagggtttagaaatttagggtttagggtttagatttagggtttagatttaggatttagattgagtttttaacacgaacggtttagagtttagggtttagggtttagggtttggtgttttgggtttatggaataaacccaaaacaccaaaccctaaaccctaaactctaaatcgggctaaattttacttcacaaaacatgaaaaaaaaacgttcatattcttcacgaacaatattatcttgaatgttatttttgtcgatcgttttcccgcctaaataataacattcatcacgaagtgtctcttctaaatgttcatattttcgtgtgatcttgatgcaggaaaaaaaattccaaaaaaaaaacgaaaaaaaaaaaaaattttttgcttccccccgcttccccccgattggttacttccccattgatcctgctcctatatatatatatatatatatatatatatatatattagaaaattTGTTATATGAAACATAAGAATGAACTTGGTTCGGAGGCTTGATAAGTTGCTTTATTGATTAAACATGATTAGAGGTGGTAAAATGGGCAGTTTGGCAGTTTGGATAGTGGGTCAGAACATGCAATCAATTCTGTTTTTGTCTTTACCTCCTCAAATTTTGTAAATAACTAACGTGTTTAAATGTAATATACAAACTCTTATTGTTACAGGAAGTAATCTGCAGTAATATTTGATATGtgatacttttatttaataatatattttaggaAGCTATAGGTTTAAGTACACTTTAATAAAATAGTTTGGATAGTAATATTTGCTACAAAGATTTTACCCATTTGGTCTGTTAGAGACAAATTATAACCCAGATCAACCACTCTTCTCGTAAATGGGCCGAAATAACCCCCTCTAGACTCATAATTCTATGGTTTGATATTTATGTATCCAAGGATACTTGTTGTCATAACCGATTAAATAAACAAATATCTGAAAACACACCTTGTTTGTTGAATCCAGGTTCAATTATACGGTATGTGCAGATCGGGCTAAGAAATTTTATCCAGAAATCAGGAAGTATTACCCTTCTTTGAAGGATGGTTCTTTGCAGCCCGGTTATGCAGGCATTAGACCAAAACTTTCTGGCCCATCAGAGGGTTTTGTTGACTTTATTATCCAGGTTCTATTATTAAGCCTTTTCATAATGCTATTTTTACTGATGTTCTGAATTCATAATTGATATGCATGCAATCGATGTAAATATGTAATGTCCAATTTTTGTTCTACAATGTGTTCCAAAGTTTAGTTAGATAATATATGTCATTTTTATGCAGAATAGAAGttagcagtgttgtaaaaaacccgattactcgccgattaatctccgattaatcatttttaagagcattccgttccgattttcaaaaatccgtttaattaaacggtcaacgtcaattgatgagtcaaaatcgaatttggtaattaaagtcggtcaaagtcaaaaatgattaacattttaacatgaatttacacTAGAACGTTATAGTTTTTGagcaaaatgaataattttagacaattatgttaaagtttatttttatatttatgatttttttctatatttacacatataattcttgaaatttaatatttaaatgtatacaataCAATCCGATTAGtccccgattaatccccgaattaccgattaatcctttaaaagtcccgaccgattaaacCTGGAATAGCGAATTTTGTAACCTTGGAAGTTAGTATGTTGGTTTGACCTAAAAAGTCAATTTTTTTAGGGAAGCACATTATAGCCAATCATTTAGTTTCACCTATCCGCGAAAGGAACTCAAACCAAGAGAATAGAGACTCCCGGATCACTATGGCCGACTTTCGTCTCTGTTCGACCAGTCGGTCTCACAGTCAGGCAGGCTTATACCATTACGCTCACGAGCAGAATCTTAGCTTGAGCCTATTGTTGTAAAAAAACCCTGATTAATCCCTGATTACTCCGTTTTAAGAGCAGTCCGTTCCGATTTTCCAGAATCCGTTTAATTAATTTGTCAACGTCAGTCAATGGGTCAAAATCGTATTTTgtgatcaaagtcggtcaaagttataattagtcaacatttagacattaatttaaactagaactttagATTTTTTAAACAAAATGAaggattttagacaattatgttaaagtttatgtgtCATGTTTATGGTTTTTTTCCATATTTAcacataaaattttcaaattta
This window of the Rutidosis leptorrhynchoides isolate AG116_Rl617_1_P2 chromosome 7, CSIRO_AGI_Rlap_v1, whole genome shotgun sequence genome carries:
- the LOC139857339 gene encoding L-2-hydroxyglutarate dehydrogenase, mitochondrial, whose translation is MKLNKLLINSISKLPSSVVTTCKRQNLSSLAAAAGAGIQKEKADCVVIGAGVVGIAVARELCLKLRRNVLVIESGSTFGTGISSRNSQVIHAGIYYPPSSLKARFCVKGRRLLYEYCNEHGIPHKQIGKLIVASRYEEVQKLNFLLNRGNENGVEGLKMIEGSEAKAMEPELQCIRALWSPTSGIIDSHSLMLSLIGEAENHGATFCYNNTVIGAHLEGDQIYLHVSESGSRKESPDILLLPKLVVNAAGLSSVALAKRFGGINRGAIPPPYYARGCYFSLSNTAGPPFKHLIYPIPEDGGLGVHVTLDLDGQVKFGPDVEWLNDIDDVSSIHNKFNYTVCADRAKKFYPEIRKYYPSLKDGSLQPGYAGIRPKLSGPSEGFVDFIIQGEDAHGIRGLINLFGIESPGLTSSMAIAEHVRTKFSRF